In the Balaenoptera ricei isolate mBalRic1 chromosome 1, mBalRic1.hap2, whole genome shotgun sequence genome, GGTGGTCCTGGGTGGCTACAGAGGTAATAATTGCTTACATCATATTCTCAGCTGATTGGAGCATTCTCACGCCATATAGAGTTTTACAGGCTAATCATGAGAAGCCTGATGTGGATGAGCGCCTTTCTATGAAACTTTCTTGAACGTCTTAGCTAAATTCATTAAGTGGTAGAGCTATTCCACTGAAATATCTAAAGTCAGAGAAATAGTACCTATTTTGAGAACTGTTGtctattttaaatctttcaatTTAATTTAGCAAACATGTACTGATCACATGCCCTGGGGTAGAAACTGAGCTAATTACTCTGGTGGATTAAACATATAGTAAGGAATTTGCCATTTATTTGGGGAGTAAGATGAATTATACAGTTACCACAGAAAAAGGGGAGTCAAAACTGACAAGAGAGGTGAAGACAGAGTGCTTCTAGGTTTCAAAGGCAGGAACAATCATATTTGATTAGAAAGGCTTGGGAAGGTTTTGCAAGAAAAGAGGTATTTTAGATGGTATTTGCAGGGTTGATAGGAATTTAGGACAGAGATCTGTTTGGGAGGGcatcccaggcagaaggaacagcatgggcaaaggcacagaggcagggAAGCTGGGTGGGTTCAGAACTGTTGTGCAGCTATGTCTAGTGTGGGTGAGTAAGCAAGATAAGGCTGGACAGATAGGCAGAGATCACATGGTGGGGGACACTTGTACATAATTACACATTCAGTGAGGAGCATTCAAGGTGTTTGAGATCTTAGGATAATTTATTTGGGGCAGATTGTAGAATGCTATTGGGGAAGACCTAGTGGCCTGGAGAATAGCAGTCTTCTTCAGCCTTTGTCCTGCAGAGTCCTAAGGGCAGCTGagtcagagaggagagagccttggatttgaactcaggaGACATGTCAGTCCCACTCTGACACTGAGTAACCAGGTCTTCTTGGATAAGTcacccaactttttttttcaggaaataactttttattttatattggagtatagttgattaacaactttgtgttagtttcaggtgtacagcaaagtgattcagttatacgtatacaagCCACCCAACTTTTAAGCTCATTTTGCCATCTATAAGATGGGACAGTAATCTCTACCTCAAAGAGTTGTGGCCAGTTATAAATGCAATAACTTATATGACACATCTTTATAAACTAacctttctattattttattgtaaCATTATAATTTATGCATGTGtctattttaatttagtttctttttaccTCTCTGTTTCTGAAATACAGGCTGTTGTAATTCCTACAATTTGGACTTGAATGAGTTGGTTATGTTAGACTGTTGCCATTTATGCTTATAAAACCTCTTTTATTTAAATGCCCTGCTTAGAGTCCCACAAAAAGAATAGTTGTTATGTCATTTTTTACATATATCTTTCATCTCTCTATGAAACAGGTCACCCCAATCCACCCTCTGAGAAAAAGGAGCTGAGAAAGGCAGCCCATTTAACAGGTCTGTATCTGGAAGATGGGCTTGGGAAAGCCTTTGGCAGAAAGCAGAAGAGCTGGTTGGTCTCCATGACTGTGCTCTGCAGGAATTGATACTTTCCAGTGACAGTATTTGAAACCCAAGAGTAGTTACATCTTTCTAGTCAGGTCAACCTCACACACACATTGAGCCCCTACTCTGGGCAAGGCCTTGTTCTAAACTGGAGAAATGGAGCTGCTTATGACGTGATCCTTGCCCATAAGGAGCTCACTCTTTTCACTCATTTCAATGACCCTTAGGGAATTTGGGCCACAGGTCCAAGAGGTGAGAGCTGGGGAGATGGGGAATGATGAATTATTTTAGTACGTGTTTCCCTGGTTTTCTGTAGGAGCTTTACTCTTCTTTGTCCATGAGTAGAAAAAGGAGAGGGGAAGCCCAGTCCTGGCACTAATGGTCATGTAGTGGAGTGAAATGATTTGATAGCAAGGTGGTATGGGCACTCCCAGTGTAAAGTCCACAAATATCTGAAAAGTGGATAAGTATCACGGAAAGTGGTATGCTGCTGTCCCTGAAATTATTTCAGCAGAGGCTGTAAAATGATCCAATTTagataaacagacatttcttgagCACATGCTGTGTGCCAAGCCTGGGGGACATGGAGATGAACCACACATGgctcctgccttcaaggagcttacaatctaaCAGGGAAAGACAGGTGCATAAGCAATAATTCCAGCATTCTCTGCTTAAGAATGTACATAATGCTGTGGAGATACAAATGAAAGGGGATTTTTGCCCACACTGAAGAATCCTTAGTGCGGTAAAGATTGGACTAGATGATCCCTAAGGTCCTTCCCAACTTTAGAACTTCAGAGTTCCTTGGATTTGACTTTTCACCTCATGAATGCACCTCAAACCCTAGTAGTTTTGGTACTAGTTCTGAAACTTTGTTCCAGAGAGCTAAAATCATCCCAATCATTTCTCACTGCAGTTGATTAGGGGTATATGCTATTGTCCCAGATGTGTGGATGATAAAATTGAAGACGTCAATTTGATAAAGGTGTGAAGAAATTCAGTAACAGGTCAGGCCTGATCCATCACCTGGTTCAATATGGGCTATGTCATTTGGGGTAAAAAGCATTTGCTCAAGGAACGGTCCACAATTTTGCCTTGGAAGCTTGGTTGGTTGATACATGAGCATTCCTGGCTGAAAGCTCCTCTCTGGTTTGGTTTCAGGCAAGCCCAACTCAAGATCCATCCCTCTGGAATGGGAAGACACTTATGGAATTGCCCTGGTCTCTGGGGTGAAGTATAAGAAGGGCAGCCTTGTGATCAATGAAACTGGGCTGTATTTTGTGTATTCCAAAGTGTACTTCCGGGGTCAGTCCTGCAACAACCAGCCCCTGAACCACAAGGTCTACACGAGGAACTTTAGGTACCCCCAGGACCTGGTGCTCATGGAGGGGAAGATGATGAACTACTGCACTACTGGCCAGATGTGGGCCCGCAGCAGCTACCTGGGGGCTGTGTTCAATCTCACCAATGCTGACCATTTATATGTCAATGTATCTGAGCTCTCTCTGGTCAATTTTGAGGAATCTAAGACATTTTTTGGCTTATATAAGCTCTAAGAAAAGCACTTTGGGATTCTCTCCATTATGGTTTCTTGTTATAGGCACTGAGAATGTTGTCTTGAATGAGGGTCTTCTTAAGTCCACTTGAGGTCAAGAGAGAAGACATGAACCAAGAGGATCTTGAGACCACAGGGTCCAGCAGTTCTACAGTTCCTCATCTCACCTAAGGTCCGCGAGCCAGACAGGAGGAAGACTATGAGTAACGAACATGAAACTCTGGGCTGCCATGTGAAGATGCAGAGTCAGGGAGAAGCAGCTCCCAGGGTGTTCTACACTCATCTTAAGTGGCCTAGCACATTTTGGTACACTGAAAATGACACCTTTTAACTCACCTCTTGGGGTGGGTCTACTGTCTACCTCAGGGGAGGCTGTCTTTCACGTCTATGGATGCAACATGAATGTATAAGGGATCGGAAAAGAGGACTAGGCTTACATGATAAGCTAAAGAGACTAAAAGGCCAGTGTCCCACTGGCAGCATCTTTACTTCTAAATGCATAGCCTGAGCCATCAGGTGATGCTAACAGAGAAGCAAGAGAGATCTTTTGAGGACTCAGTCCATTCCCTATACAGCATGTATATTTCCAGTGCAattgtaggggtgtgtgtgtgtgtgcgtgtgtgactAGAAGAGTTACATAAGTAGAGAAAACGTGGAGATTGGGAAGGACGTGTTAGGAAAATATGGGTTGCATTTGGTGGTAGATTTTGAATGCTTTTTGGGCAACCAACTCTAATAGTCCTCAAAACTCTTTGATTGTCAGTTATTAAAGCTGTTTTCCCATaatataactaatatttatatattttttgtgcatttttaatGAACAGAATACATGTAACAAAAACTGTATTTTAGAATACAGATAAACATTATGAGTGTCCTTTTTGGAAATCACTAAGATCTggattttttccttattatttctttcttccatggCCTACTCATTCATTATGACTTAAGCCCACTTTAAGAAGAATTTACTAGGGTAAGAAGAGCCGTGAGGCAAATCTTTGCATCTTCGCCAGGCTCTCCTCTCCTCACTATATTCTCTTTCCCCTCCATCTCCCACTATCCAGAGTTTCCATTACCAATATTATTGCCAGTGTTAAGCGCACCCAACTTCCCATAGATCTGATGACAGTTTGTCTTTTCCTGGGGACAGAGATGTGGCATAGTGGAAAGGGCACAGACTTTGGACTAAAAAACCTGAATTTGAATCTTTGTTCCTCTACTTACTAACTATGCAATCACTGGGCAGATCACTTGACTTTTTTGGGCAAAAAGGGGCTGATACGTACTTATAGTATCTAACACATCATAGAATGTCAAACAATAGTGTCTGCCATTATTAATAAGCCACTCTATGGGAGGCACTTCATTCTCCAGAAGAAACCACTGATCTGAGGGATCCATTCAAACACCTGGTTTCTTGCCTTCTCACCTTGGTCTCACAATAACCTTTTCCTATTTTCTCCAAATGCTCATTACCATGACTTCTCCCTAGACTTTGtcatcattaaaaataacaacatcTCCTCTAGAATTTGATTTCAGACACCTTATTTTCACAACATCATGTCCTTTTTCCAACTCAGTTGGTCCAACATTTTCTCtcctaaaaatatgtatatatattttactgtgtTGTGACATCTACTTAATAAATGCTATCATTTTCTTATATATCCATCAGCTCCTTCTCTATCTTCACTCTTTTCTCTATCCAGCTTAGGTTCCACAATCTGTCGTTACAATCAGTATCTTGGAAAGACCCTGAATTCCAAAATACTCTGTTACCGTCCCTGTTTTCCTCTTGTAAAAATCCCATTCTCTTTATACTGGCATCCTAACAGCTGGATGTTGCTggagaaaaatgacacaaactgattgactattttcattttatttttatctatcagCTACTTAAGTCATCCAATCAATTATTTATCAGTGaattatttctgtcttttgatAGGTTTGACTAGGTAATTCATGCACATAgcacaaattttaaaaggtacaCAAAGATATAGGATGAAAATAAGTCCTCTTCTCATCCTGTCCTGTGGCTCCATCTCTGCCCACAGGGAGGATCACTGTCTCCTTCTGTAGCTTTTCTGAGATGATCTATACATAAATATGACATCACTTTACATCAGGGTTTTCCAACCTCGGTTCTATTGACGTTATGAGCTGGACAAGTCTTTGTTGTGAGGGCTGTCCTGCCCATGCATTGTCGTATGTTTAGCAGTAACCCTGCCCTCTACCGACTAGATGCCAGTAccatgcccctccccccatgtGTGATAACCAAAAATATCACcaaatattgccaaatgtccccaggCTGAAGGTGGGGAGGCAAAATCACTcctggctgagaaccactgctttacatTAGTGATCACAGATTTGAAATAGGCATTCAACATATCCCAGCACTTTTTCTTCAGTTCCCTGGTAAGCATGTTATTTTCACTGTTTGAGACAACTACATCAtgtcttttccttttataaacCAACCtcatcccctcctcccaccatgGAACCTCACTTTTACCACCAAAACACAAACCCACTTGTATCTGAATGATCTCTTTCTTCCATCTGATACAGTGGAGGAAGAGGACCTTCTGTGTGCACTAATTTCCTCTTCCCTACTTTAcctgtttaaaaattttcttcttccttctaaaTCTTCAAACTAGCTCTATGAAATAATTTCCACCAGTATGTACATATATTCAAGTATCCCCTGTCACTGAAAGATAAACCAAACCAaactaaaccaaaaaaacccccaaaccttTCTTTAGCCTTCTTCTTCCTCCAGAAATGGCTGCATTTCTCATTTTCCCCATAGAGACAAACATCTGAGAAGGTTTTCTCCACACACATGGGCtccagttttttggggtttttttgtttttttgtttttttaatttttatttatttatttatttatggctgtgttgggtcttcgtttctgtgcgagggctttctctagttgcggcaagtggggaccactcttcatcgcggtgcgcgggcctctcactgtcgcggcctctcttgttgcggagcacaggctccagacgcgcaggctcagcaattgtggctcacgggcccagccgctctgcggcatgtgggatcttcccagaccagggctcgaacccgtgtcccctgcattggcaggcagactctcaaccactgcgccaccagggaagccctgggctccAGTTTTTAAGCCAGGAATCTGCCTGTTATTTATTTAACCACTTAAAAATATCtgggtttttgtggggttttttttctgctagaaaaaaaaattccaaaagcaAGACCTTTTCTGCCTTGTTTACCACTGTATCCACATTACctaacccagtgcctggcacatattaagtgctcaataaatatttgttgactaaataaCTTTCATTATAAGGCAAAAGTCTTTCAATGGGTATGTTTTTCAGAGTAGTGAATCTATAGTTGTGTTGCCTCAAGGACGTGTGTGCTTGTTTATCCAGCTTTGACTAGATTATTCAATGGGAGTTTGAggctacagatgaaaaaaaaaaaatagtgaacccTAATTCAtagaattagaaaacaagaaagatctaTTTGGTCGTTGGCATTACCAGGAGCTTTTGGGAGACTGTTGAGGAAATATTCTAGGTAATTAAAGCTGAAACTGTCGTTTAGGAGGTacacaatacatatttgttgaataaattaatgaacaaaacTAAAAGTCTGGGTTGGAATGTGTCACCTGCTCTCCTTGAAACTCTTCTGTTGATTAATCTGCTCTGTATGGTCAGGTTTCTGACCAGGTACCTCATGGAGAAAGTCAGAGAGGTAGTCACCCTTCTTTTGGCTGATGATCTGTATTCCCAACCCTCACAATGAAATTCTCCTCATCCATTTCTTCTTCATATGACTCCATCCATCCAAGTACACCAGTTCTAAAGGTCACAGGAAGTTTGCTGGACCATTTTTTTGGGTCAGTGGGCCCTCCTAGATAATGGTATTAGAGCAAAGAGGAGTAGGAATGGTGCTGGGCGTCCTGAGATGACTGATGCCATTAGCTAGTTGTGGTACTACTGGTACTTTTATCTATCTACGTCTGAGCTCTGCTAGGATGCCTTCGGGATTTTCTGAAGACAGGGTTGTAGCTTACTATGCTTTAAGCACTGGTTTCAGGGAAGAGATATTAACAGTtcctttagttatttttctttaagcagGAACACAAGGAATGTCAAAACCCCAAAACCTTTTGAATGTGCTCATCAAAAGTAGAGTCAATCATTGTTCCTTTATGAAATGCTAAACCCAAAGtagactacttaaaaaaaaaaaggtcacttcTGGTTTAGTAGTttgaggttttctttcttttcaaacaaCTGAAAACGCAGAAAACCATGTTTTTTTCttagcccccccacccccagagtggtGACTTTGTATTCTCTGATGTAGGTTTTGACTTACCACAGCTTAACAGAAAAAAAGCTTTACTGGAATCATCATTGTGAGAATGACTAATTTGAAACAACAGGTCATTGGAAGAGGTTGAACTGGGGGAAGAAGGCTGGTTCCTCAAAGCCAGACTATAAGATTTCCTTAAGGAGGTTAAGCCATAGGCATTCCCTGGTCCTTATCTAAGAAAGTGTGCTGTTAAATTACatgttaaataacattttttcataGGAGTTTGGTTAAGTTGTGATGTTAGTAGAGATAAATtttttactttgtgtgtgtgtgtgtgtgtgtgtgtgtgtgtgtgtgtatgtttctttccCCGGGTTTTGGATCATCCAGAGGTAGA is a window encoding:
- the FASLG gene encoding tumor necrosis factor ligand superfamily member 6 isoform X1, with amino-acid sequence MQRPLNYPYPQIFWVDSSASSPWAPPGSVFPCPSSVPGRPGQRRPPPLPPPLKKRRDHNTGLCLLVMFFMVLVALVGLGMGLFQLFHLQKELAELRESTSQRHTESSLEKQIGHPNPPSEKKELRKAAHLTGKPNSRSIPLEWEDTYGIALVSGVKYKKGSLVINETGLYFVYSKVYFRGQSCNNQPLNHKVYTRNFRYPQDLVLMEGKMMNYCTTGQMWARSSYLGAVFNLTNADHLYVNVSELSLVNFEESKTFFGLYKL